A stretch of the Ignavibacteriota bacterium genome encodes the following:
- a CDS encoding T9SS type A sorting domain-containing protein — MTKTRTAATLLFLLPILFLAQHAAAQNTRGALLEPADGRIYHGVQHMTFATGPDPIAGYLSALNDNTIQPAVQGFFFSIPGTRGPALGLRQMATFFKSADSIGFIPEISLFFVSDVAVDSVIAVSDQYDWIIDSVITLSKAYGRAMLLRIGGEFNGAGPGWNGGGYHPYLYVTMFRKIVDRFAARGLRDSIATIWCYYPSAANDFDSVDTRGARWYPGDEYVDWFGLDLFDVQDFDPAAPEYQRGVITRKGKSERFLAMARSKGRPVYMSETSAKGINISADPTDSQNDWNGWFVKFWQFMTDHREIKGFSYIDALWPDRAYPGWGDARIENSPVLSALYREEMHKPRYIHLPSGTTGSDDTPVVPAHTLVLEQNTPNPFRDVTTVRFSIAAGTRAEFAVHDMLGRRLVLPVQKYFEEGAHSVRLHAADLPSGLYVVSLRSDVASVQRTMLLSR; from the coding sequence ATGACCAAGACCCGCACCGCCGCCACACTCCTCTTCCTTCTTCCCATCCTGTTTCTCGCGCAGCACGCCGCTGCACAGAACACACGCGGTGCGTTGCTCGAACCCGCGGACGGGCGCATCTATCATGGCGTGCAGCATATGACGTTCGCGACGGGACCCGATCCCATCGCGGGCTATCTCTCCGCGCTCAACGACAACACCATTCAACCCGCCGTGCAGGGATTTTTCTTCAGCATACCCGGCACGCGCGGCCCGGCGCTCGGGCTCCGTCAGATGGCCACTTTTTTCAAGAGCGCCGATTCCATCGGGTTTATTCCGGAAATAAGTCTCTTTTTTGTCAGTGATGTGGCCGTCGACAGTGTCATAGCGGTGTCGGATCAGTACGACTGGATCATCGACAGTGTGATCACGCTGTCGAAGGCCTACGGCCGCGCCATGCTGCTGCGCATCGGAGGAGAATTCAACGGCGCGGGGCCGGGATGGAACGGCGGCGGGTACCATCCCTATTTGTACGTGACGATGTTCCGGAAAATCGTGGACCGCTTTGCCGCGCGCGGGCTCCGCGATTCGATCGCGACGATCTGGTGCTACTACCCTTCCGCGGCGAACGACTTCGATTCGGTCGACACACGCGGCGCGCGCTGGTATCCGGGCGACGAGTATGTGGACTGGTTTGGCCTGGATCTCTTCGACGTGCAGGACTTCGATCCGGCCGCGCCCGAGTATCAGCGTGGTGTCATCACCCGCAAGGGCAAATCGGAACGTTTCCTCGCCATGGCGCGCTCGAAAGGCCGGCCTGTGTACATGAGCGAAACGTCCGCGAAGGGCATCAACATCAGCGCCGATCCCACCGACAGCCAGAACGACTGGAACGGATGGTTCGTGAAGTTCTGGCAATTCATGACGGATCATCGGGAGATAAAAGGATTCAGTTATATCGACGCGCTCTGGCCCGACCGCGCATATCCCGGTTGGGGTGACGCGCGTATCGAGAATAGTCCGGTGCTCAGCGCGCTGTATCGCGAGGAGATGCACAAGCCACGGTACATCCATCTGCCGAGCGGCACCACGGGCTCCGACGACACACCCGTTGTTCCCGCTCACACACTCGTGCTCGAACAGAACACGCCGAATCCATTCCGCGATGTCACCACGGTGCGCTTCAGCATCGCGGCCGGAACGCGGGCGGAATTCGCGGTGCACGACATGCTGGGCCGCCGGCTCGTGCTCCCAGTGCAAAAGTACTTCGAGGAAGGCGCGCACAGTGTGCGCCTGCACGCTGCGGATCTTCCCAGCGGTCTGTACGTGGTCAGTCTGCGCTCCGACGTCGCGTCGGTTCAGCGCACCATGCTGCTCAGCCGCTGA
- a CDS encoding VWA domain-containing protein, with amino-acid sequence MSGVQRTLWVMLAWCIAAGMAQSQTVLHLKRADLQWPVISLRFAVDCGGLPSFDVVKRDLLLRENGREVHNFDVVCRDTTPRCPMSVALTFDVSGSMMGVGIDEARVAGKAFVEAMDGVKDEATVVAFSNIVRVVQTMTTSKGRLRVAIEGLVATGGTTMINGCYTALEELAAKGRNRCKAVVLLSDGADNGSWRTVQETIALANANAVKIYCVGLGTRLDTLQLKQLANGTGGRYFEVYDPQQLSEVYRVIAELATRDDPDCILRYTASCTDDTTRSIELVLRDYCGGSDSATVTVTVPGAAGRNRPLAFRMQDAAVWEGSVLSVPISVSDTLAAEMLPRGDLYIRYDPFLLGAPAARDSGTLLAQGTALVLDASNGRAHVRLLRDNICSGSGVLFALDFPTRDVSDTVCAPVFLERVSFDEGCIVPAALPGRVCVYPCTMHVRLDPEGEREICESDSLLLRADPGFARYEWFRDGVLLGDTSASIHARGAGEYRARVSDIHQCTAETGTLLLRTVSSAPRTAGNGDRQFLPDAMPRVLPFRLEPAYEAGRHFTARLRLLYDPRLLRAPRIDSSVERCWSGSMRVSGSPGLADVTLSGMMDGSDHPFLRFVLEAVPQKRVDSTSLTYTMDLSTGCDAALTLHHTPVLLDGYCESILQRAAPLSLRVFPNPATSMAELELSARDEGSVTVQISDSYGRVCLMLYDGPLAAGGTTLRADLGALPAGVYLVTASSSYHTAVTPLVLIR; translated from the coding sequence ATGTCGGGGGTTCAACGCACTCTGTGGGTGATGCTGGCATGGTGTATCGCGGCTGGTATGGCGCAGTCGCAGACCGTGCTTCATCTCAAAAGAGCGGACCTGCAGTGGCCCGTGATCTCGCTGAGATTCGCGGTGGACTGCGGCGGGCTGCCCTCGTTCGACGTTGTGAAGCGCGACCTGCTCCTCCGTGAAAATGGAAGGGAGGTGCACAACTTCGACGTTGTATGCCGCGACACAACACCGCGCTGCCCCATGTCGGTGGCGCTGACCTTCGACGTCAGCGGAAGCATGATGGGCGTCGGCATCGACGAGGCGCGCGTGGCGGGCAAGGCCTTTGTCGAAGCGATGGACGGCGTCAAGGACGAGGCCACGGTTGTGGCGTTCAGCAATATCGTCCGTGTCGTGCAGACGATGACCACCTCGAAAGGGCGGCTGCGTGTCGCGATCGAAGGACTTGTCGCCACGGGTGGTACGACCATGATCAACGGATGCTACACGGCCCTCGAGGAATTGGCCGCCAAGGGACGCAACCGTTGCAAGGCGGTGGTATTACTTTCCGACGGAGCCGACAACGGCAGTTGGCGCACGGTGCAGGAGACCATAGCGCTGGCGAACGCGAACGCGGTGAAGATTTATTGCGTGGGACTCGGCACGCGTCTCGACACCCTGCAACTCAAGCAGCTCGCCAATGGAACCGGCGGCCGCTACTTCGAAGTGTACGACCCGCAGCAGCTCAGCGAGGTGTATCGTGTCATCGCCGAACTCGCGACACGCGACGATCCGGACTGCATACTTCGGTACACGGCCTCGTGCACCGACGACACGACGCGGTCCATCGAACTCGTCCTGCGCGACTATTGCGGCGGAAGCGACAGCGCGACTGTCACCGTGACAGTGCCCGGCGCGGCGGGCCGCAATCGACCGCTTGCTTTTCGCATGCAGGATGCGGCCGTGTGGGAGGGGAGTGTCCTGTCAGTCCCTATATCGGTGTCGGATACGCTCGCAGCGGAAATGCTGCCGCGCGGCGATCTCTACATTCGTTACGATCCGTTTCTCCTTGGCGCGCCCGCGGCGCGCGATTCGGGCACGCTGCTCGCGCAGGGCACCGCCCTGGTACTTGACGCAAGTAACGGACGCGCGCATGTCCGCCTCCTCCGCGACAACATCTGCAGCGGATCAGGAGTGCTCTTCGCGCTCGACTTTCCGACACGCGACGTATCCGACACGGTCTGCGCTCCGGTGTTCCTTGAACGTGTGAGTTTCGACGAGGGGTGCATCGTGCCCGCGGCGCTGCCGGGACGTGTCTGTGTGTATCCCTGCACGATGCACGTACGGCTCGATCCGGAAGGGGAGCGTGAGATCTGCGAGAGCGACAGTCTGCTGCTGCGGGCGGATCCCGGCTTCGCGCGCTACGAGTGGTTCCGCGACGGCGTGTTGCTCGGCGACACCTCCGCGTCGATCCACGCCCGCGGCGCAGGTGAATATCGCGCCCGCGTGAGCGACATCCACCAATGCACAGCGGAGACAGGCACGCTGCTCTTACGCACAGTCTCATCGGCCCCCCGCACAGCGGGGAACGGCGATCGCCAGTTTCTTCCCGACGCCATGCCGCGTGTGCTGCCTTTCCGTCTCGAACCGGCGTATGAAGCCGGGAGGCACTTCACTGCGCGGCTGCGGCTGTTGTACGATCCGCGCCTGCTGCGCGCCCCGCGCATCGACTCGAGCGTAGAACGGTGCTGGTCCGGGAGTATGCGCGTATCGGGAAGCCCGGGTCTGGCGGATGTAACACTGAGCGGAATGATGGATGGATCGGATCACCCGTTTCTCCGTTTCGTGTTGGAAGCCGTGCCGCAGAAACGCGTCGATTCAACATCGCTCACCTACACGATGGATCTGTCGACGGGGTGTGATGCCGCGTTGACGCTGCATCATACGCCTGTCCTGCTTGACGGCTACTGCGAAAGCATCCTGCAGCGCGCAGCGCCTCTTTCGCTCAGGGTGTTCCCGAATCCCGCCACGTCCATGGCTGAGCTTGAACTCTCCGCGCGCGACGAAGGCAGCGTCACCGTGCAGATATCCGACAGTTACGGACGTGTATGTCTTATGTTGTACGACGGACCGCTCGCCGCGGGTGGCACGACACTTCGTGCCGATCTCGGGGCGCTACCCGCAGGCGTGTATCTCGTCACCGCATCATCGTCGTACCACACCGCCGTCACGCCACTCGTCCTTATCCGTTAA
- a CDS encoding DUF4838 domain-containing protein, with product MNPSAAARLAILCTLLACASPAQAQFTLVENMRGTCAIVVAEDADSIVLRAAHELRDHIAQISGATLPLRTADEKPGPREILVGPSARSASLVTPPELQALGDDGFIIRCTGSRLAIVGGPRKGTLYGVYSFLEEQLGCRVYSATVRVLPERHTIRIGRVDVRQVPRFSHREVHYLNAMDRGYSEWHKLHSTDDRNESWGMWVHTFQHLVPAEKHFAAHSDWFTLQGGRRIPSGQLCLTHPDVFQVLVDSLRAQIARKPEARYWSVSTNDNYNECRCERCAEANARFGGSAGTLVDFVNRVAAQFPGRDISTLAYQYTRSAPTYIQPAPNVNIMLCSIECNRSAPLDTDPASASFRRDVEDWARLTGNIIMWDYVVQFRNLVSPFPNLRVLQPNIRFFARHGIRMMFQQGAGRNVGEFGELRTYLIAKLLWNPGVNIDSVMNDFLTGYYGSAGPIIRRYIDRMHDALEQSKGALYIFGNPYDAVRSYLTPGLIADYGRIFDEAESAVRDSAVLLERVRIARLPLEYAILEISLRGIDPSLSYFDTSGGTWRVSASMRDRLRSFVTVAKRAGIERLEERGTSPDEYLVSIEQQLRLSIEGNRAFGRPVSLLTPHSEKYPVGGGRALTDGRHGPNDFHINWLGFEGEHMDAVVDLGSTQPVRRISASFLQQWYSWIWLPRRVEFLVSSDGVEYTPLRTVENTVSDEMDGMFATPFTIETPGVTARYVRIRAENILRCPDWHIGAGGKAWVFVDEIVVE from the coding sequence ATGAACCCTTCAGCCGCCGCCCGCCTCGCGATCCTGTGCACACTCCTCGCCTGCGCCTCGCCCGCGCAGGCACAATTCACGCTTGTCGAAAACATGCGCGGCACCTGCGCCATCGTGGTGGCGGAGGATGCCGACAGCATCGTGCTGCGCGCCGCCCATGAACTGCGCGACCATATCGCACAGATATCCGGCGCGACACTGCCGTTGAGGACAGCCGACGAAAAACCTGGACCACGGGAGATACTGGTGGGTCCCTCCGCACGCAGCGCATCCCTTGTGACCCCGCCTGAATTACAGGCGCTCGGAGACGATGGGTTCATCATCCGCTGCACGGGCAGTCGGCTCGCCATCGTCGGTGGTCCGCGCAAGGGCACATTGTATGGCGTGTATTCGTTCCTCGAGGAACAACTCGGCTGCCGCGTGTACAGCGCGACAGTGCGTGTCCTTCCCGAACGGCACACGATTCGGATCGGTCGCGTCGACGTGCGCCAGGTGCCGCGTTTCTCGCATCGCGAAGTGCACTATCTGAACGCGATGGACCGCGGGTACAGTGAATGGCACAAGCTGCATTCAACCGACGACCGCAACGAGTCGTGGGGTATGTGGGTGCACACCTTCCAGCATCTTGTGCCGGCGGAAAAACATTTCGCCGCACATTCCGACTGGTTCACGCTGCAAGGCGGCCGTCGCATTCCGAGCGGACAGCTCTGCCTCACGCATCCCGACGTGTTCCAGGTCTTGGTGGATTCGTTACGCGCGCAGATTGCCCGCAAACCGGAAGCGCGCTACTGGTCGGTGTCGACCAACGACAATTACAACGAGTGCCGCTGCGAACGCTGCGCTGAGGCCAATGCGCGCTTCGGCGGCAGCGCGGGCACGCTGGTGGATTTTGTGAACCGTGTCGCCGCGCAATTCCCGGGGCGCGACATCTCGACACTCGCGTATCAGTACACACGCTCCGCTCCCACGTACATTCAGCCCGCACCGAATGTGAACATCATGCTCTGTTCGATCGAGTGCAACCGCAGTGCGCCGCTCGACACGGATCCGGCGAGCGCCTCCTTCCGTCGCGACGTCGAGGACTGGGCGCGGCTGACGGGGAACATCATCATGTGGGACTATGTCGTGCAGTTCCGCAATCTCGTGAGTCCTTTCCCCAACCTGCGCGTGCTGCAGCCCAACATCCGCTTTTTCGCGCGGCACGGCATACGCATGATGTTCCAACAGGGCGCCGGCCGCAACGTGGGCGAGTTCGGCGAGCTGCGCACATACCTGATCGCGAAACTGCTCTGGAATCCCGGCGTGAACATCGATTCGGTCATGAACGATTTCCTTACGGGATATTACGGATCCGCTGGTCCGATTATTCGCCGGTACATCGACCGCATGCACGACGCGCTCGAACAGTCGAAGGGCGCGCTCTACATCTTCGGCAATCCGTACGACGCCGTGCGAAGTTATCTCACGCCCGGACTGATCGCGGACTACGGGCGCATTTTCGACGAGGCCGAATCGGCCGTGCGCGATTCCGCCGTCCTGCTCGAGCGTGTGCGCATAGCGCGGCTCCCGCTCGAATACGCCATACTCGAAATTTCCCTGCGTGGCATCGATCCGTCGCTCTCATACTTCGACACAAGCGGCGGCACCTGGCGCGTATCCGCTTCCATGCGCGACCGCCTCCGCTCCTTTGTCACCGTCGCAAAACGGGCGGGCATCGAGCGGCTCGAGGAGCGCGGCACCAGTCCCGATGAGTACCTCGTCTCCATCGAACAGCAACTGCGCCTGAGCATCGAGGGTAATCGCGCCTTCGGCAGACCGGTTTCCCTCCTGACACCGCATAGTGAGAAGTATCCCGTCGGCGGCGGACGCGCGCTCACCGACGGCCGGCACGGCCCGAACGACTTCCACATCAACTGGCTCGGTTTCGAAGGCGAACACATGGACGCCGTGGTGGATCTCGGCAGCACACAGCCCGTGCGCCGCATCAGCGCCTCGTTTCTGCAGCAGTGGTATTCGTGGATATGGCTCCCGCGCCGCGTCGAATTTCTTGTCTCGTCCGACGGCGTCGAGTACACTCCGCTCCGCACAGTCGAGAATACTGTGTCGGACGAAATGGATGGCATGTTCGCAACACCGTTCACGATCGAAACGCCCGGCGTCACGGCGCGATATGTGCGCATCCGCGCGGAGAATATTCTCCGTTGCCCGGACTGGCATATCGGCGCGGGCGGAAAGGCGTGGGTGTTTGTGGACGAGATCGTCGTCGAATGA